A window of Hyperolius riggenbachi isolate aHypRig1 chromosome 1, aHypRig1.pri, whole genome shotgun sequence contains these coding sequences:
- the PEX11G gene encoding peroxisomal membrane protein 11C isoform X2: MAKAVAGVVNVLESYRGRDRVMRTLCYSCQLLGGVVAKKHGDKQQCGKSLLIVASQLSHCRTVLRLFDDLSMLAYSLQYGLGKKEQDSLIRWISVIGNLFDQLYYPCEHVAWAADAGVIDAKSDLWWTASTALWGLSLLVGIIRYFQCDRRQQCLSSSRPGGLAETRLQVFKNVD; the protein is encoded by the exons ATGGCCAAAGCAGTAGCCGGTGTGGTAAATGTCCTGGAGTCGTACAGAGGCAGAGATAGAGTG ATGCGGACATTGTGCTACAGCTGCCAGTTACTTGGAGGTGTTGTTGCGAAGAAGCATGGAGATAAGCAGCAGTGTGGAAAGAGCCTTCTTATTGTAGCTTCACAACTAAGCCACTGCCGGACAGTATTGAGGTTGTTTGATGACCTGTCTATGCTTGCATACTCTCTTCAGTATGGTCTAGGAAAGAAA GAACAAGACTCTCTAATCCGTTGGATATCTGTCATTGGAAACCTATTTGATCAGCTGTATTATCCATGTGAACATGTGGCCTGGGCTGCAGATGCTGGGGTGATCGATGCCAAGTCTGATCTTTGGTGGACGGCTAGCACTGCCTTGTGGGGTCTGTCACTTCTAGTGGGAATTATAAG GTATTTCCAGTGTGACAGGAGACAacaatgtctcagcagcagccgtcctggaggactcgccgaaacacggctacag GTCTTTAAGAATGTTGATTAA
- the PEX11G gene encoding peroxisomal membrane protein 11C isoform X1, producing the protein MAKAVAGVVNVLESYRGRDRVMRTLCYSCQLLGGVVAKKHGDKQQCGKSLLIVASQLSHCRTVLRLFDDLSMLAYSLQYGLGKKEQDSLIRWISVIGNLFDQLYYPCEHVAWAADAGVIDAKSDLWWTASTALWGLSLLVGIIRSLRMLIKLRRSKGRHSEGDSPKSRGEIKFQIKSELLCIISCLSDLANAIHWMPPGFLWGGRFPTWLVGLMGTMSSLIGIYQTAVGGSTAGV; encoded by the exons ATGGCCAAAGCAGTAGCCGGTGTGGTAAATGTCCTGGAGTCGTACAGAGGCAGAGATAGAGTG ATGCGGACATTGTGCTACAGCTGCCAGTTACTTGGAGGTGTTGTTGCGAAGAAGCATGGAGATAAGCAGCAGTGTGGAAAGAGCCTTCTTATTGTAGCTTCACAACTAAGCCACTGCCGGACAGTATTGAGGTTGTTTGATGACCTGTCTATGCTTGCATACTCTCTTCAGTATGGTCTAGGAAAGAAA GAACAAGACTCTCTAATCCGTTGGATATCTGTCATTGGAAACCTATTTGATCAGCTGTATTATCCATGTGAACATGTGGCCTGGGCTGCAGATGCTGGGGTGATCGATGCCAAGTCTGATCTTTGGTGGACGGCTAGCACTGCCTTGTGGGGTCTGTCACTTCTAGTGGGAATTATAAG GTCTTTAAGAATGTTGATTAAACTGAGAAGAAGTAAAGGAAGACATTCTGA GGGTGATTCTCCCAAAAGCCGAGGTGAAATAAAATTTCAAATAAAGTCTGAACTTTTGTGCATTATCAGCTGTCTCTCTGATCTGGCAAATGCCATCCACTGGATGCCCCCTGGTTTTCTATGGGGTGGACGTTTCCCTACATGGTTAGTTGGACTAATGGGTACAATGTCATCATTAATTGGAATCTACCAGACTGCTGTTGGGGGGAGCACAGCAGGAGTGTGA